A window of the Brassica napus cultivar Da-Ae chromosome C5, Da-Ae, whole genome shotgun sequence genome harbors these coding sequences:
- the LOC111210719 gene encoding F-box/kelch-repeat protein At1g30090, translating into MQRVRVSSQRAAVHKLGDSQMTLSPKFRVAASVQSPLFDRSSEQELSLTGEPLIPGLPDDVALNCLLRVPVESHVSSRSVCKRWHFLFCAKETFFARRKEFGFKEPWLFVVGFSRCTGKIQWKVLDLRNLTWHEIPAMPCRDKVCPHGFRSVSMPKEGTMFVCGGMVSDSDCPLDLVLKYDMVRNHWTVTNKMITARSFFGSGVIDGKIYAAGGNSADMFELDTAEVLNPLDGKWRSVSNMVTQMASYDAAVLNGKLLVTEGWLWPFFVSPRGQVYDPRTDQWETMAMGLREGWTGTSVVIYDRLFIVSELERMKMKVYDSVTDSWETVNGPELPEKICRPFAVNCYGNRVYVVGRNLHLAVGSIWRSESKFGVRWEVVESPERYGDLTPSNSQILFA; encoded by the coding sequence atgcaGAGGGTTAGGGTTTCATCCCAAAGAGCAGCTGTGCACAAGCTTGGCGATTCTCAGATGACACTGTCTCCCAAATTCAGAGTAGCTGCCTCGGTTCAATCACCATTGTTCGATAGATCATCGGAACAAGAACTGTCTCTTACCGGAGAACCGTTGATTCCCGGTTTACCAGATGATGTCGCTCTTAACTGTCTCTTGCGGGTTCCCGTCGAAAGCCACGTCTCGAGTAGATCCGTCTGCAAGAGATGGCACTTCTTGTTCTGTGCTAAAGAGACCTTCTTCGCTAGGCGCAAGGAGTTCGGTTTTAAAGAACCGTGGCTGTTCGTTGTCGGGTTTAGTAGATGCACAGGGAAGATCCAGTGGAAGGTTTTGGATTTGAGGAACCTCACTTGGCACGAGATCCCAGCGATGCCTTGTAGAGACAAAGTGTGTCCTCACGGGTTTAGATCGGTCTCAATGCCAAAGGAAGGCACTATGTTTGTCTGCGGAGGAATGGTTTCTGATTCTGATTGTCCTCTTGACTTGGTGTTGAAGTACGACATGGTAAGGAACCACTGGACAGTCACTAACAAGATGATAACGGCTAGATCGTTCTTTGGTAGTGGTGTGATAGACGGGAAGATATACGCAGCTGGAGGAAACTCTGCGGATATGTTCGAGCTCGACACTGCAGAGGTTTTGAACCCTTTGGATGGGAAGTGGCGGTCTGTTTCCAACATGGTTACACAGATGGCGTCTTACGACGCAGCGGTTTTAAACGGGAAGCTTTTGGTGACGGAAGGATGGTTATGGCCCTTCTTTGTATCCCCTAGAGGTCAGGTTTACGACCCGAGGACGGATCAGTGGGAGACGATGGCTATGGGGTTGCGAGAAGGATGGACGGGGACGAGTGTGGTGATTTATGATCGGTTGTTTATAGTGTCGGAGTTGGagaggatgaagatgaaggtttATGATTCGGTTACGGATTCATGGGAGACGGTTAACGGACCGGAGTTGCCTGAGAAGATTTGTAGACCGTTTGCGGTTAACTGTTATGGGAACAGAGTGTATGTGGTTGGTCGGAACCTTCATCTTGCGGTTGGGAGTATTTGGAGGTCGGAGAGTAAGTTTGGTGTGAGGTGGGAAGTGGTGGAGTCGCCGGAGCGTTATGGGGATTTAACTCCGTCCAATTCTCAGATTCTTTTTGCTTAA